One segment of Anastrepha obliqua isolate idAnaObli1 chromosome 3, idAnaObli1_1.0, whole genome shotgun sequence DNA contains the following:
- the LOC129241170 gene encoding deoxycytidylate deaminase translates to MTNHDHDDLPPTPKSNSSNSSNNSPNSDGHSRPSADLRDASPLTAFRSLSLSPCEQENKGFVNLLTDENFHSEIVKLVMKYETNLDNRNQHCITVDQNRIINVGDNNLLRDHEFLMDIAILASTHSEDPKTKVGACIVDKKNRIIGIGYNHFPPNYTNQPYPWGKDKDKLKNKLTYVIHAESDAIIGPQPTDLHGATIYSTLMPCNECAKLIIQSGIRKVYYLNSKIFEKWIYKASRHMLQAAQVTLLKLEQRTTKRLKD, encoded by the coding sequence GACGATTTGCCCCCTACACCGAAATCCAACTCAtcaaacagcagcaacaacagcccTAATAGTGACGGACACAGCCGGCCCAGCGCCGATTTACGTGATGCATCACCTCTAACCGCTTTTCGCTCTCTTTCGCTGTCGCCATGTGAACAGGAAAATAAAGGATTTGTGAATCTGTTAACAGATGAAAATTTTCATAGTGAAATTGTCAAACTCGTTATGAAATATGAAACTAATTTAGACAATCGAAACCAGCATTGCATAACGGTTGATCAAAATCGCATTATAAATGTAGGCGATAATAATCTACTAAGAGATCATGAATTCCTCATGGACATAGCAATACTGGCCTCAACACACAGTGAGGATCCCAAAACGAAAGTGGGTGCTTGTATTGTTGACAAGAAAAATCGCATTATTGGCATTGGCTACAATCATTTTCCACCGAACTACACGAACCAGCCATATCCATGGGGCAAGGacaaagataaattaaaaaataagctcACATATGTCATACATGCCGAATCGGATGCCATTATCGGACCACAGCCAACTGATTTGCACGGCGCTACGATATACTCGACACTAATGCCTTGCAATGAATGCGCCAAACTTATTATACAATCGGGTATACGAAAAGTTTACTATcttaattcgaaaattttcgagaaGTGGATATATAAGGCCTCACGCCACATGTTGCAAGCCGCCCAGGTAACATTGCTGAAATTGGAGCAACGCACCACCAAACGTTTGAAGGATTGa